One Nicotiana tomentosiformis chromosome 4, ASM39032v3, whole genome shotgun sequence genomic window carries:
- the LOC138909445 gene encoding uncharacterized protein yields the protein MECHDTLWAGHPAEECTSALLYRAYYWPQMAEDVAKYVKTSLVCQKDKSDRLTQAGLLEPLLVPKRPWESVSLDFIIGLPKQPLLLHTMNAPNMSKSPRAVSFSKEWKKNLEIVRSYLVKAQKRMKKHADQNRRFVEYQVGDKVIVKISKQYLFAGVHDPHILQKYIGPLSIEKRIRKVAYWVDTPAWWKIHPVFHISLLKPFREDMEDHSRIQLTVPSIQGPNSTGKMWVEAILDDRVIHASRKDHQEFLVKWQGCNTEKNTWEKGTNLKAYKSPIEDYLASKEPRTS from the exons ATGGAATGCcatgatactttgtgggccggacATCCAGCTGAAGAATGCACCAGCGCGTTATTGTACCGTgcttattattggcctcaaatggctgAAGATGTGGCTAAGTATGTGAAGACTAGCTTAGTATGCCAGAAAgacaagtcagaccgcttgacacAAGCGGGACTTTTGGAGCCACTGCTTGTTCcaaagagaccttgggaaagcgtttcatTGGATTTCATCATCGGACTACCTAAG caaccgctactcctaCACACTATGAATGCCCCAAACATGTCGAAATCTCCTCGAGCTGTTAGTTTCTCGAAGGAATGGAagaaaaatttggagatagtacggagctatcttgtcaaggCCCAGAAACGAATGAAAAAACATGCTGATCAAAATCGTCGCTTTGTTGAATATCAAGTAGGAGACAAAGTGATAGTGAAAATCTCAAAGcagtacttgtttgcaggggtccatgaccctcacATATTGCAAAAGtacattggacccttgtccattgagaAGCGCATTAGGAAAGTTGCATACTGGGTGGATACCCCAGCATGGTGGAAGATTCATCCTGTCTTCCATATCAGCcttctgaaaccttttcgggaagacatGGAGGATCATTCGCGGATCCAACTCACAGTACCTAGTATTCAAGGCCCTAATTCAACCGGGAAAATGTGGGTAGAAGCCATTCTTGATGATAGAGTGATTCATGCTTCAAGGAAAGATCACCAAGAGTTCCtggtgaaatggcagggttgTAATACAGAGAAGAATACTTGGGAGaagggaacaaacctcaaagcctacaagagcccgATCGAAGATTATCTTGCAAGTAAGGAGCCGAGGACGTCGtaa
- the LOC108946946 gene encoding uncharacterized mitochondrial protein AtMg00860-like: MAALFDRLNGATVFTKIDLKTGYWQVRIAEGDEHKMNCVTRYGSYDFLVMPFSLTNAPATFCILTNQVFREHIDEFVVVYLDEIVIYCKTLEEPLEHLRKILAQLWEHELYVKLSKCAFAQKQIDFLRHVIEEGRIKMAQQKIQEVTDWLPPKDIHALRAFLGLCNFYRRFVKDYSLIALSLIELLKKVMPWDWGPKRAEAFNALKTAMSSSPILDLPDLAKP; this comes from the coding sequence ATGGCAGCCTTATTTGATAGATTGAATGGTGCCACAgtgttcaccaaaatagacctgaagaCAGGTTACTGGCAAGTCCGAATTGCTGAAGGAGATGAACACAAGATGaactgtgtgacaagatatgggtcgtacgacttcctggtcaTGCCATTCagcttgactaatgctccagccACATTTTGCATATTGACGAACCAAGTCTTTCGAGAGCACATCGACGAGTTTGTAGTAGTCTACTTGGACGAAATTGTGATATATTGCAAGACATTGGAGGAACCCTTGGAGCACCTGCGGAAGATCCTAGCCCAACTGTGGGAACATGAACTATATGTGAAGTTGTCCAAGTGCGCATTCGCCCAAAAGCAGATTGACTTCCTacgacatgtcatcgaggaagggcggaTAAAGATGGCCCAACAGAAGATTCAAGAAGTCACAGATTGGCTGCCGCCTAAGGATATCCATGCCTTGAGGGCGTttcttggcctatgcaacttttaTCGGAGATTTGTGAAGGATTACTCTCTCATTGCATTGTCGTTGATAGAACTCCTGAAGAAAGTCATGCCTTGGGATTGGGGTCCCAAGCGAGCGGAGGCCTTCAACGCATTAAAAacggctatgtctagtagccccaTCTTGGACCTTCCTGATTTGGCCAAGCCATGA